Proteins encoded by one window of Halorubrum ruber:
- a CDS encoding DUF7344 domain-containing protein has protein sequence MTLDTPTTDPTVVVSAPERRRVVAGLADGTVETVADLRVRGRADEIAAELRETHLPALEEAGYIEWDREAGTIEPGPNFEEAAGHVDDLPMPDAEPSDD, from the coding sequence ATGACACTCGACACTCCCACCACCGACCCAACGGTCGTCGTTTCGGCGCCGGAGCGCAGACGCGTGGTCGCCGGCCTCGCCGACGGCACCGTCGAGACGGTCGCGGATCTGCGCGTTCGCGGGCGGGCCGACGAGATCGCCGCCGAGCTCCGCGAGACGCACCTGCCGGCCTTAGAGGAGGCCGGCTACATCGAGTGGGACCGCGAGGCCGGCACCATCGAGCCCGGCCCCAACTTCGAGGAGGCCGCGGGCCACGTCGACGACCTCCCGATGCCGGACGCGGAGCCCTCCGACGACTGA
- a CDS encoding DNA adenine methylase has protein sequence MAEPILKWAGGKRQLLDELYARFPSEFGRYHEPFVGGGAVFFDLEPSRATVNDANPRLVNFYEQVRDRPDELLSRLAEFDDPESDPDPELPYAEETARGREVDAYYYQQRARFNRRPYEGEFDPIEEAALLLYLNRTCYNGLYRENADGGFNVPIGRYADPDWVQRDRVRRASDLLADAEIRQGDFAYVLDAAEPGDLVYFDPPYEPMSATANFNEYSASGFDREDQRRLLDVAGELDDSGVWVVLSNSGVMYDAYADAGFRVDREDATRAINSDADNRDAVDEIVATNVPPAERREAGQRELPDF, from the coding sequence ATGGCCGAGCCGATCCTGAAGTGGGCCGGCGGGAAGCGGCAGCTGCTCGACGAGCTGTACGCCCGGTTCCCGTCGGAGTTCGGCCGCTACCACGAGCCGTTCGTCGGCGGCGGCGCCGTCTTCTTCGACCTCGAACCGTCGCGCGCGACGGTCAACGACGCGAACCCGCGGCTCGTGAACTTCTACGAGCAGGTCCGCGACCGCCCCGACGAGCTGCTCTCGCGGCTGGCCGAGTTCGACGACCCCGAGAGCGACCCCGACCCCGAGCTCCCGTACGCCGAGGAGACCGCGCGCGGCAGGGAGGTGGACGCCTACTACTACCAGCAGCGCGCGCGGTTCAACCGCCGGCCGTACGAGGGAGAGTTCGACCCCATAGAGGAGGCCGCGCTCCTCTTGTACCTCAACCGCACCTGCTACAACGGGCTCTACCGCGAGAACGCGGACGGCGGGTTCAACGTCCCGATCGGCCGGTACGCCGACCCCGACTGGGTCCAGCGCGACCGGGTCCGCCGCGCGAGCGATCTGCTCGCCGACGCCGAGATCCGACAGGGGGACTTCGCGTACGTCCTCGACGCCGCCGAGCCCGGCGACCTCGTCTACTTCGACCCGCCCTACGAGCCGATGAGCGCGACCGCGAACTTCAACGAGTACAGCGCCTCCGGGTTCGACCGCGAGGACCAGCGCCGCCTGCTCGACGTCGCCGGCGAGCTCGACGACTCTGGGGTGTGGGTCGTCCTCTCGAACAGCGGCGTGATGTACGACGCGTACGCCGACGCGGGGTTCCGCGTCGACCGCGAGGACGCGACCCGCGCGATCAACAGCGACGCCGACAACCGCGACGCGGTCGACGAGATCGTCGCGACGAACGTCCCGCCCGCGGAGCGCCGGGAGGCCGGCCAGCGGGAACTCCCCGACTTCTGA
- a CDS encoding universal stress protein, whose amino-acid sequence MTDLDIDLVLVPVDGSEESHEAVDYAIALASEYGASVHALYVLDEEVVRAIDHGVVDESEVADDSEAFTDSVARRAEAAGVPHSNSIAYGFSTSVKTVHPGSVVLDTAEELESDFIVVPREPVSGDPGEVLGKAAEYVLLYASQPVLSV is encoded by the coding sequence ATGACCGATCTCGACATCGACCTCGTCCTCGTGCCCGTCGACGGCAGCGAGGAGTCGCACGAGGCGGTCGATTACGCCATCGCGCTCGCGAGCGAGTACGGCGCGAGCGTCCACGCGCTGTACGTCCTCGACGAGGAGGTCGTCCGCGCCATCGACCACGGCGTGGTCGACGAGAGCGAGGTGGCCGACGACTCCGAGGCGTTCACCGACTCCGTCGCGCGCCGCGCGGAGGCCGCCGGAGTCCCCCACAGCAACTCCATCGCCTACGGCTTCTCCACGTCGGTGAAGACCGTCCACCCCGGGAGCGTCGTCCTCGACACCGCCGAGGAGCTGGAGTCCGACTTCATCGTCGTCCCGCGCGAGCCGGTCTCCGGCGACCCCGGCGAGGTGCTGGGGAAGGCCGCGGAGTACGTCCTCCTGTACGCGAGCCAGCCCGTCCTGTCCGTCTGA
- a CDS encoding DUF63 family protein: MVGGLLPAGTTLPPLPHLLVVLLATGGVVAALRRRRPSVTARRVLALAPWMALGSAAHVLYVVDALPSSLAPFAGSPTVYLTVGVLAGAAWLAADAWLAVDADRPDRIAATLAAAGVLLLVPVVAVALGAGVSPAGVRWSAVAFALTLPIAGAAWVGLTRFRPEAAATGSVGALAVFGHALDGVSTAVGTTQLGFGERTPVSRILLEIGGLPSLPVIGEGWLFLLVKLAVASAVVWLFAAYIREEPTEGYLLLGFVAAMGLGPAAHNLLLFSVAA; this comes from the coding sequence ATGGTCGGCGGCCTCCTCCCGGCGGGCACGACGCTTCCCCCCCTCCCCCACCTCCTCGTCGTCCTGCTCGCGACCGGCGGAGTCGTCGCCGCGCTCCGGCGCCGGCGCCCCTCCGTCACCGCCCGGCGCGTCCTCGCGCTCGCCCCGTGGATGGCGCTCGGCTCCGCGGCTCACGTCCTCTACGTCGTCGACGCGCTCCCGTCCTCGCTCGCGCCGTTCGCCGGCTCGCCGACCGTCTACCTCACGGTCGGGGTGCTCGCGGGCGCGGCGTGGCTCGCCGCCGACGCGTGGCTCGCGGTCGATGCCGACCGTCCGGACCGGATCGCGGCGACGCTCGCCGCCGCCGGCGTCCTTCTCCTCGTCCCGGTCGTCGCCGTCGCCCTCGGGGCCGGGGTCTCACCCGCCGGCGTGCGCTGGTCGGCGGTCGCGTTCGCGCTCACCCTCCCGATCGCGGGCGCCGCCTGGGTCGGACTGACACGTTTCCGACCCGAGGCCGCGGCAACCGGGTCCGTCGGCGCCCTCGCGGTGTTCGGCCACGCGCTCGACGGCGTCTCGACCGCGGTCGGGACGACCCAGCTCGGCTTCGGCGAGCGCACCCCCGTCTCGCGGATCCTGCTCGAAATCGGCGGACTCCCGTCGCTCCCGGTGATCGGCGAGGGGTGGCTGTTCCTCCTCGTGAAGCTCGCCGTCGCGAGCGCAGTCGTGTGGCTGTTCGCGGCGTACATCCGCGAGGAACCGACGGAGGGGTACCTCCTCCTCGGATTCGTCGCCGCGATGGGGCTCGGTCCGGCGGCGCACAACCTGCTGCTGTTCTCCGTGGCGGCGTGA
- a CDS encoding DUF456 domain-containing protein, giving the protein MVSLAAGLAIALLVVWTASSFVPLVPGGVLAALTVVGYASTTGFAEPSLAVVVALVVVSLLASAADVASGMVSGRLGGASTRTVVVGTLVGIALLIPLGPIGLVVGLGGTVFLAALDEHDGDTREAARQAAYAVVGALASAFVQAVLLAGVTVAFALAVL; this is encoded by the coding sequence ATGGTCTCTCTCGCGGCCGGACTGGCGATCGCGCTGCTCGTCGTCTGGACGGCCAGCTCGTTCGTCCCGCTGGTGCCGGGCGGCGTCCTCGCGGCGCTCACCGTCGTCGGCTACGCGTCCACCACCGGGTTCGCGGAACCGAGCCTCGCCGTGGTGGTCGCGCTCGTCGTCGTCTCGCTGCTGGCCTCCGCCGCGGACGTCGCGTCGGGGATGGTCTCCGGGAGGCTCGGCGGCGCGTCGACCCGGACCGTCGTCGTCGGGACGCTGGTGGGAATCGCCCTCCTGATCCCGCTCGGCCCGATCGGGCTCGTCGTCGGACTGGGCGGCACCGTCTTCCTCGCCGCGCTCGACGAGCACGACGGCGACACGCGCGAGGCCGCTCGGCAGGCGGCCTACGCCGTCGTCGGCGCCCTCGCCAGCGCGTTCGTCCAGGCCGTCCTGCTCGCCGGCGTCACGGTCGCGTTCGCGCTGGCGGTCCTGTGA
- a CDS encoding DUF2150 family protein, with amino-acid sequence MTDDDAVETFYTDERWQNWLDRLAEEEIDPENEDSARLLLNLQDDAAIAVVKVLAAFDDGRIDEDRAVEEVRDIREIVLADVEFDDEDKVMLIDGVQTSLVPVFYAAEEYVVGGVVEGDVSEFVRAAAEAEEGDDLDAALGYVVQAGTRVIDGEALDIELVEDLEYGLVSEWVNGLDSLQSAIEDPEVVEEED; translated from the coding sequence ATGACCGACGACGACGCCGTTGAAACGTTCTATACCGACGAACGCTGGCAGAACTGGCTCGACCGGCTGGCCGAAGAGGAGATCGACCCCGAGAACGAGGACTCGGCCCGGCTCCTGCTCAACCTTCAGGACGACGCCGCGATCGCCGTGGTGAAGGTGCTGGCCGCGTTCGACGACGGCCGCATCGACGAGGACCGCGCCGTCGAGGAGGTCCGCGACATCCGCGAGATCGTCCTCGCCGACGTCGAGTTTGACGACGAGGACAAGGTGATGCTGATCGACGGCGTCCAGACCTCGCTCGTCCCCGTCTTCTACGCGGCCGAGGAGTACGTCGTCGGCGGCGTCGTCGAGGGCGACGTGAGCGAGTTCGTGCGCGCGGCCGCCGAGGCCGAGGAGGGCGACGACCTCGACGCCGCGCTCGGCTACGTCGTTCAGGCCGGCACGCGCGTCATCGACGGCGAGGCGCTCGACATCGAGCTCGTCGAGGACCTCGAATACGGGCTCGTCTCCGAGTGGGTCAACGGGCTCGACTCCCTCCAATCGGCCATCGAGGACCCGGAAGTCGTCGAAGAAGAGGACTAA
- a CDS encoding TatD family hydrolase yields the protein MTEDLGTPVLDNHLHLDPRHGRGIEAVEEFARLGGTHLLVVNKPSWLLGVKPDEPADFRAVFEETLETVAAATEALPGRAWPVLGVHPGLISRLVDERDFSPDEARDLMRGGLEVASEYVADGDAVALKSGRPHYDVSDAVWDASNAVTRRAFELGAEVDCAVQLHTEATEDLTDLAAVAEEVGLDPSKVVKHYAAGELAGVTPSVMSDKERLERAAEAGEPFLMETDFVDDPDRPGMVLGPKTVPRRVRWLLDEGHDEAVRRAHVATPRAVYGIDTEATLEREV from the coding sequence ATGACAGAGGACCTCGGCACGCCGGTGCTGGATAACCATCTCCACCTCGACCCGCGACACGGCCGCGGGATCGAGGCGGTCGAGGAGTTCGCGCGGCTCGGCGGGACCCACCTGCTCGTGGTGAACAAGCCCTCGTGGCTGCTCGGCGTCAAGCCGGACGAGCCGGCCGACTTCCGGGCCGTCTTCGAGGAGACGCTGGAGACGGTCGCGGCCGCGACGGAGGCCCTGCCGGGTCGCGCGTGGCCCGTCCTGGGCGTCCACCCCGGCCTGATCAGCCGGCTCGTCGACGAGCGCGACTTCTCGCCCGACGAGGCCCGCGACCTCATGCGCGGCGGCCTCGAGGTCGCGAGCGAGTACGTCGCCGACGGGGACGCGGTCGCGCTGAAGTCCGGGCGGCCCCACTACGACGTGAGCGACGCGGTCTGGGACGCGTCGAACGCGGTCACGCGCCGCGCGTTCGAGCTGGGCGCCGAGGTCGACTGCGCCGTCCAGCTCCACACGGAGGCCACGGAGGACCTGACCGACCTCGCCGCGGTCGCCGAGGAGGTCGGCCTCGACCCGTCGAAGGTCGTCAAACACTACGCGGCCGGCGAGCTGGCGGGGGTCACGCCGAGCGTGATGAGCGACAAGGAGCGGCTGGAGCGCGCCGCCGAGGCGGGGGAGCCGTTCCTGATGGAGACGGACTTCGTGGACGACCCGGACCGACCGGGGATGGTGCTGGGACCGAAGACCGTCCCGCGGCGGGTGCGCTGGCTGCTGGATGAGGGGCACGACGAGGCGGTCCGGCGGGCGCACGTCGCAACCCCCCGCGCGGTGTACGGGATCGACACCGAGGCGACGCTGGAGAGAGAGGTCTGA
- a CDS encoding ring-cleaving dioxygenase yields the protein MTDESENGGDDPNATPGIHHVTCVAGDPQRNLDFWVETLGLRLVKRSINQDDPGTYHFFYGDAEGTPGTSMTFFPWTDLPDGEVGAGQVSRTAFRVPEGTLDYWEARFDERGVDYDDREERFGETVLPFRDPDGLPVELVEVEIPDDDPTTAWTAFVPESAAIRGFHSVTLWLDDAERTERLLETMGLTETEFEADAATGNDRTRFAASGTVGKYVDVVETDRKGSSGRGTVHHVAFQTPTDADQSAMRDAVASMGLRPTEQIDRHWFRSVYFREFAGVLFELATADPGYASDEQLDELGERLVLPGRFEDRRDEIEAGLADVTVPRSDAAFAANRAD from the coding sequence AACGGCGGCGACGACCCGAACGCCACGCCGGGGATCCACCACGTCACCTGCGTGGCGGGCGACCCGCAGCGGAACCTCGACTTCTGGGTCGAGACGCTCGGGCTCCGGCTCGTGAAGCGCTCGATCAACCAAGACGACCCCGGGACGTACCACTTCTTCTACGGGGACGCGGAGGGGACGCCCGGCACCAGCATGACGTTCTTCCCGTGGACGGACCTCCCCGACGGCGAGGTCGGCGCCGGGCAGGTGTCCCGCACCGCGTTCCGCGTGCCCGAGGGGACCCTCGACTACTGGGAGGCGCGGTTCGACGAGCGCGGCGTCGACTACGACGACCGCGAGGAGCGATTCGGCGAGACGGTCCTCCCCTTCCGCGACCCCGACGGGCTCCCGGTCGAGCTGGTCGAAGTCGAGATCCCCGACGACGACCCGACAACGGCGTGGACCGCGTTCGTCCCCGAGTCGGCCGCGATCCGCGGGTTCCACTCCGTGACGCTGTGGCTCGACGACGCCGAACGCACCGAGCGGCTCCTCGAAACGATGGGGCTGACCGAGACCGAGTTCGAGGCCGACGCCGCGACGGGGAACGACCGAACTCGCTTCGCCGCGAGCGGCACCGTTGGCAAGTACGTCGACGTCGTCGAGACGGACCGGAAGGGCAGTTCGGGGCGCGGCACGGTCCACCACGTCGCGTTCCAGACGCCGACCGACGCCGACCAGTCCGCGATGCGCGACGCCGTCGCGTCGATGGGTCTGCGCCCGACCGAACAGATCGACCGCCACTGGTTCCGCTCGGTCTACTTCCGGGAGTTCGCGGGCGTCCTCTTCGAACTCGCCACCGCCGACCCCGGGTACGCGAGCGACGAACAGCTCGACGAGCTCGGGGAGCGCTTAGTGTTGCCCGGGCGGTTCGAGGACCGCCGGGACGAGATCGAGGCCGGTCTCGCCGACGTGACGGTCCCGCGGTCCGACGCGGCGTTCGCGGCGAACCGTGCGGATTGA